A window of the Tunturibacter empetritectus genome harbors these coding sequences:
- a CDS encoding MBG domain-containing protein — MHLRRFSGVQTLSALVVLVAYAITPSLARPQALTLVQSGTRYAGTITPGFNGDFGPATTVSLNTPSYIVFDSNGNQYLSDTLNNCVRKIDTTGSMSTLVGLAVSGKGDTCSTASNSTPTPVQGLYLPTGLAIDSANNLYIADSSHNCVRKLAAGASGVASLTTISGTCGSTVSATPNPNGIVLDASNNLYIAIQDTEVPATLSNYQVLLQAPSSGLCVVAGAPSALVPTTCAGITGSVALNAPSGLAISGAGDLFIADTGNNCVRQVVGIATFQTAVGQCSNDNSGSIATAINKPYGLAFSPTQSLYITETSPDVAVSYVLGSNSATIVAGLPNGASGSYSPVQDGTSALNFPLNGPRGMAVDSLGNFSLSDSANSILRKLSGNIIFPATPVGSLSAGLPVTFTVNQKVNLTVTSGPDFNITTNTCAGVLTPAAPGTPPVTCQVFVRFTPTLLGLRSAPIKLADSISGNSISQGLEGTATGSLGVFTPGIVKTVVSSLTAPSAVTVDPAGNAYILESGATPGSGNLLKLLVGGGPPSPIIPGGSGLLTSSAIAIDSTGNYFITDAVHGTVARFGVDGSLNTSYVTGLIAPTSIYVDGFDNLFIAQAGSAHNVIEVFAGGGSRTIAGSGSNASANSVLATTASFISPGGLTLDISGILYIADTGGHLVYAVDKFGIIHQIAGNGTATTTVPGQATGTAILAPSSLAFDAAGDLYIADATANLVYTVFVSTTSTGSNISTTLGTGIAGNTGDGGFANLAQISNPVSIAVEGNSDLFEVDNGNNSVREITYPNPTLAFGSVVVGQTSFVLQQNLSNFGSAPFTLNGSITTSDPHFTVDPGTTTCGTTIISGSTCNLGFVFTPTAKGQLTASATIISNAYNSPLTITLTGTGKVIAPLQFTLPTETEVYGQPLSQTVNVTNGSPAPTGTITFSLGARILCTTTATLGVGSTCSALNTGLAVGTYGITFTYSGDTNYLPATGNTTLTVTPAPLTVTVNNISRLYGASNPTFTGSLTGVASGDTILVAYSSVATVTSPIGPYPIIATLTTAGTTSLSNYTVTNTPGTLTVTAIPITVTVLSTSRQYGQSNPPFNSTTLGVLNGNTVSGGTINGDVLTIAYSSPATATSPAATYPINATVAGANAGNYAITVTPGTLTVTQAILTITVGNATRVYGAANPAFTSLVTGALNGDTFTNSYSTTATVASPVGSYPINDTIGGPAASNYTVQVTPGTLTITQASVAVNVTANNATRSYGAADPTFTSTVTGALNGDTFTITYTTNDTPTSPIGTYTIVPTVSGPAAANYSTITTTNGTLTISPATLTVTANNATRIYDTANPVFTGTTTGLIKGDSIATTYSSSAVLGSPVGTYPIIPAVSGAALSNYSVNLVNGSLSITQNQTALIINVNSASRLYGAPNPAFSGAVTGVAPGDDVVVSYTTTATPASPAGQYSIGASVSGTSAGNYIATIHPGTLDVSPISTLTTVTSSGSPAAAGTNITFTATVTSATSGPTGTVNFTDGANLLGTGTINSSGVATFSTSSLIAGSHTITATFLANTNFVTSSATLTQVINAPVGSFTISATPPTQLIRGPGATTYQVIVTSVGGFTGQINLSCSGLPADASCAFASNPTLTAGGTATVALTINTTAADAQLRNSFIPSLSPRDLAPITVAAVFPVELTGLGIFFAGLRRRRKPGTQKIRLLAVILLSFGILGLAGCCFNNTFQTYTVSVTGTSASSTALAQSTSVFLSVGN; from the coding sequence ATGCATCTCAGACGTTTTTCTGGTGTACAGACTCTCTCTGCACTGGTTGTTCTTGTCGCATACGCCATCACTCCGTCTCTAGCGCGCCCCCAGGCCCTGACCTTGGTGCAGAGTGGAACCCGATATGCCGGAACCATCACACCAGGTTTCAACGGAGACTTCGGACCGGCGACGACAGTCAGTCTCAACACTCCGTCTTATATCGTCTTCGATTCAAACGGCAATCAATACCTCTCGGATACTCTGAACAACTGCGTTCGAAAGATCGACACCACAGGCTCGATGAGCACACTCGTCGGACTCGCCGTCTCGGGTAAAGGCGACACCTGTTCCACCGCCTCAAACAGCACCCCGACACCCGTCCAAGGCCTCTATCTGCCCACGGGCCTCGCCATAGACAGCGCCAATAATCTCTACATCGCAGATAGCAGTCACAACTGCGTCCGGAAACTCGCTGCCGGAGCTTCAGGCGTCGCCTCGCTTACTACCATCTCCGGCACTTGCGGCTCCACTGTCTCCGCCACTCCTAACCCCAACGGTATCGTTCTAGACGCCAGCAATAACCTCTACATCGCTATCCAGGATACTGAAGTTCCTGCCACTCTCAGCAACTATCAGGTCCTGCTTCAGGCTCCCTCCTCCGGCCTCTGCGTCGTCGCTGGCGCACCCTCTGCACTCGTTCCTACAACCTGCGCGGGCATTACCGGCAGCGTCGCGCTGAATGCTCCCTCTGGTCTCGCAATTAGTGGCGCAGGAGATCTCTTCATCGCAGACACAGGCAACAACTGCGTTCGCCAAGTCGTCGGTATCGCAACGTTCCAAACAGCCGTTGGCCAGTGCTCCAATGACAACTCAGGCTCGATCGCCACGGCAATAAATAAACCATACGGTCTAGCCTTCTCGCCCACCCAGTCCCTCTACATCACCGAGACCAGTCCCGATGTCGCCGTCAGCTACGTCCTAGGCTCCAATAGCGCGACCATTGTCGCTGGTCTGCCTAATGGCGCCTCCGGCTCCTACAGCCCTGTTCAGGACGGAACCTCCGCCCTCAACTTCCCTCTTAACGGTCCCCGAGGAATGGCTGTCGACAGTCTTGGCAACTTCTCTCTCTCCGACTCCGCCAACAGCATCCTGCGCAAACTCAGTGGCAATATCATCTTTCCGGCTACGCCAGTCGGCAGTCTTAGCGCCGGTCTCCCGGTGACCTTCACCGTCAACCAAAAGGTGAATCTTACCGTTACGTCAGGGCCAGATTTCAACATCACTACAAATACCTGCGCAGGAGTCCTTACGCCCGCGGCGCCGGGCACCCCGCCTGTCACCTGTCAGGTCTTTGTGCGCTTCACACCTACTCTTCTCGGCCTGCGGAGCGCCCCCATCAAGCTCGCTGACTCGATCTCCGGAAACAGCATCTCTCAGGGCCTCGAAGGTACGGCAACCGGCTCGCTCGGTGTCTTCACCCCTGGTATCGTCAAAACCGTTGTCAGCTCTCTCACCGCGCCCTCTGCCGTTACAGTTGACCCCGCCGGCAACGCGTACATCCTCGAGTCAGGCGCAACTCCCGGCAGCGGCAACCTACTTAAACTTCTAGTTGGTGGTGGACCACCTTCCCCCATCATTCCGGGAGGCTCTGGTCTCCTCACCTCCTCGGCCATCGCGATCGACTCCACAGGCAACTACTTCATCACCGACGCCGTCCACGGCACTGTCGCCCGCTTCGGGGTCGACGGCAGCCTGAACACCAGTTACGTCACTGGACTTATTGCCCCGACATCCATCTACGTCGACGGCTTCGACAACCTCTTCATCGCCCAGGCTGGCTCGGCCCATAACGTGATCGAGGTCTTTGCGGGCGGTGGCAGTCGTACCATCGCCGGAAGCGGCAGCAATGCCTCCGCCAATAGCGTTCTTGCGACCACGGCCAGCTTCATCTCCCCCGGCGGGCTAACCCTCGACATCAGTGGCATCCTGTACATCGCTGACACTGGCGGCCACTTAGTCTATGCAGTCGATAAATTTGGCATCATTCATCAGATCGCTGGCAACGGGACCGCAACGACCACTGTTCCCGGACAAGCCACCGGCACCGCTATCCTCGCTCCCTCTTCCCTCGCCTTCGACGCAGCCGGTGACCTGTACATCGCCGACGCCACTGCCAATCTCGTCTATACGGTCTTCGTCTCTACCACCAGCACCGGCAGTAACATCTCAACCACTCTCGGCACTGGCATCGCAGGAAATACAGGCGATGGTGGCTTTGCGAACCTCGCCCAGATCAGCAATCCTGTCAGTATCGCCGTTGAAGGCAATAGCGATCTCTTCGAGGTGGATAACGGCAACAACTCCGTTCGGGAGATTACATATCCCAACCCCACCCTAGCCTTCGGCAGCGTGGTGGTCGGCCAAACCTCGTTTGTCCTTCAGCAAAACCTGAGCAACTTTGGCTCGGCCCCTTTCACACTCAATGGTTCAATCACCACCTCCGACCCGCACTTTACCGTTGATCCCGGAACAACAACTTGCGGTACTACTATCATCTCGGGTTCTACGTGTAACCTGGGTTTCGTCTTTACCCCTACCGCTAAGGGCCAACTGACCGCTTCCGCTACCATTATTTCCAACGCCTACAACAGCCCTCTTACGATTACGCTCACAGGAACTGGAAAGGTCATCGCGCCGCTTCAGTTCACGCTGCCAACGGAGACAGAGGTCTACGGCCAGCCCCTTTCTCAGACCGTCAACGTAACCAATGGCAGTCCCGCTCCAACTGGCACCATCACCTTTAGTCTGGGTGCACGAATCCTGTGCACCACCACCGCGACTCTAGGAGTCGGTTCTACGTGCAGCGCACTCAATACCGGCCTTGCCGTAGGCACCTACGGGATCACCTTCACCTACTCCGGAGATACCAACTACTTGCCAGCTACTGGCAACACAACCCTGACCGTTACGCCAGCCCCACTCACCGTCACAGTCAACAACATCAGCCGTCTCTATGGAGCGTCGAACCCCACCTTCACCGGCTCCCTTACCGGCGTTGCCTCGGGCGACACCATCCTCGTCGCCTACTCCAGCGTCGCCACTGTCACCTCTCCCATCGGCCCCTACCCCATTATTGCTACTCTCACCACGGCGGGAACCACAAGCCTCTCCAACTACACCGTCACCAACACGCCCGGGACTCTGACCGTCACTGCGATTCCCATTACCGTCACAGTTCTCAGCACGAGTCGTCAATACGGCCAGTCCAATCCTCCCTTCAACAGCACAACCCTCGGCGTCCTGAACGGCAATACTGTGAGTGGCGGCACCATCAACGGCGACGTACTAACCATCGCCTACTCCTCGCCAGCTACCGCCACCTCACCCGCTGCGACCTATCCCATCAACGCGACCGTCGCCGGAGCAAACGCCGGTAACTACGCCATCACCGTCACCCCCGGAACGCTCACCGTTACTCAAGCCATACTCACCATCACCGTTGGCAACGCAACCCGGGTCTACGGGGCAGCCAACCCCGCCTTTACCAGCCTGGTTACTGGCGCTCTCAACGGCGATACCTTCACAAACTCTTACTCGACCACTGCCACCGTCGCGTCCCCAGTCGGCTCCTATCCTATCAACGACACCATCGGGGGCCCCGCGGCCTCCAACTACACTGTTCAGGTCACTCCCGGAACCCTCACCATCACTCAAGCCTCCGTCGCCGTGAACGTAACGGCGAACAATGCCACGCGCAGCTACGGCGCAGCCGATCCCACCTTCACCAGCACAGTCACTGGCGCGCTCAACGGCGACACCTTCACCATTACCTACACCACCAACGACACCCCGACCTCGCCGATCGGCACCTACACCATCGTCCCCACTGTCTCCGGCCCCGCCGCCGCCAACTACAGCACCATCACAACGACCAACGGAACACTCACCATCAGCCCGGCCACACTTACGGTAACCGCGAACAACGCCACCCGCATCTACGACACAGCGAACCCCGTCTTCACCGGCACGACTACAGGTCTAATCAAGGGCGACTCGATCGCCACAACCTACAGCAGTTCCGCCGTCCTCGGTTCGCCTGTGGGCACTTATCCAATCATCCCCGCTGTATCCGGCGCAGCTCTCTCCAACTACTCCGTCAACCTTGTCAATGGCTCACTCTCCATCACCCAGAATCAGACGGCCTTGATCATCAACGTCAACAGCGCCAGCCGTCTCTACGGAGCACCAAACCCTGCCTTCTCCGGAGCAGTCACCGGTGTTGCCCCCGGGGACGACGTAGTCGTTAGCTATACCACCACGGCAACTCCCGCCTCGCCCGCAGGCCAATATTCCATCGGCGCCAGCGTCTCAGGAACCTCCGCGGGCAACTACATCGCGACCATCCACCCGGGCACACTCGACGTCAGCCCCATCAGCACTCTTACCACTGTCACAAGCTCCGGCTCGCCCGCAGCTGCTGGCACTAACATCACCTTCACCGCGACGGTCACCAGCGCAACCAGTGGGCCCACCGGCACAGTCAACTTCACTGACGGCGCCAACCTACTCGGTACTGGGACCATAAACAGCAGCGGCGTCGCCACCTTCTCCACCAGTTCGCTAATAGCAGGCAGTCACACCATCACTGCCACCTTTCTGGCCAACACCAACTTCGTCACCAGCTCAGCGACCCTCACCCAGGTCATCAATGCGCCGGTGGGCAGCTTCACAATCTCTGCCACACCTCCCACTCAGCTCATTCGCGGCCCCGGTGCGACAACCTATCAAGTCATCGTTACCTCCGTCGGAGGCTTCACCGGCCAGATCAATCTCTCCTGCTCAGGCCTTCCTGCTGACGCCAGCTGCGCCTTTGCCAGCAACCCGACGCTCACCGCAGGAGGCACAGCCACCGTTGCGCTGACCATCAACACCACCGCAGCCGATGCCCAGCTTCGCAATTCATTCATCCCCAGCCTGAGCCCGAGGGATCTCGCGCCGATCACCGTTGCCGCCGTCTTCCCGGTCGAGCTCACCGGCCTTGGCATCTTCTTCGCCGGCCTCCGACGCCGTAGAAAGCCAGGTACTCAAAAGATTCGCCTACTCGCAGTGATCCTCCTTTCTTTCGGTATCCTTGGCCTGGCGGGTTGCTGCTTCAACAACACATTTCAGACCTACACCGTCAGCGTCACCGGCACCAGCGCGAGCTCCACGGCGCTGGCTCAATCCACCTCGGTCTTTCTGTCCGTCGGAAATTAG
- a CDS encoding XdhC family protein — protein MREGRQIVRLWRQGGATALVTLVRTEGSSYRRPGARLLLGKAGEYAGTISGGCLEAEVVRKAAWLIREGAVMERYSTMFDDTAEMPFGLGCGGVVDLLIEPVETPECRAVLAALDGALGGDEVTVLTWLPRAGRRLERAVLAANGDFTFASEGLTELELVKARANVLLKADINSSDSGVFVERIVAPQRLFVLGAGDDAKPVVSMAALLGWSVLVMEGRAQMARADRFPEAERVVVASAGSSEIRSIRHDDAVVLMTHSYEQDRELLAAVLPLRPRYLGLLGARHRSSLLVSEAAAMLGWTVGACCDRIYAPVGLDLGGDGPEAIALAVIAEVQACCMGKLGTSRRLSPQDVERNLREGGAARYLQKQCALDVA, from the coding sequence ATGAGAGAAGGTCGGCAGATCGTTCGGTTGTGGCGTCAGGGTGGAGCAACGGCTCTGGTGACGCTGGTGCGGACCGAGGGGTCGAGCTATCGACGACCTGGAGCTCGCCTGCTGCTGGGCAAAGCAGGAGAATACGCCGGCACAATCAGCGGAGGGTGCCTGGAGGCCGAGGTAGTGCGCAAGGCAGCGTGGCTGATTCGCGAGGGTGCCGTCATGGAGCGGTACTCGACGATGTTTGACGATACGGCCGAGATGCCGTTTGGGTTGGGGTGTGGCGGCGTTGTTGATCTGCTGATCGAACCGGTCGAGACTCCTGAGTGCCGAGCTGTCCTTGCGGCATTGGACGGTGCGCTTGGTGGGGACGAGGTAACGGTGCTGACCTGGCTGCCACGGGCAGGGAGGCGATTGGAACGTGCGGTGCTGGCTGCGAATGGGGACTTTACGTTTGCCAGCGAAGGACTGACCGAGCTTGAACTGGTTAAGGCAAGAGCTAATGTTCTACTGAAGGCTGACATTAACAGTTCGGACTCGGGAGTTTTTGTGGAGCGAATCGTGGCTCCACAGAGGTTGTTTGTTCTGGGGGCGGGCGACGATGCAAAGCCGGTCGTGAGCATGGCAGCGCTTCTCGGCTGGAGCGTCTTGGTGATGGAGGGGCGGGCGCAGATGGCTCGCGCGGACCGGTTCCCCGAAGCGGAGCGGGTGGTTGTAGCTTCTGCTGGGTCGAGTGAGATTCGGTCGATTCGTCATGACGATGCAGTGGTATTGATGACTCATAGTTACGAGCAGGATAGGGAATTGCTGGCGGCGGTGTTGCCGTTGCGCCCAAGGTACCTGGGTCTGCTGGGGGCGCGGCACCGGAGTTCGTTGCTCGTGAGCGAGGCTGCAGCGATGTTGGGGTGGACGGTTGGTGCGTGCTGCGACAGGATCTACGCGCCGGTAGGGTTGGACCTTGGTGGGGATGGGCCCGAGGCCATTGCTCTCGCGGTTATTGCCGAAGTGCAAGCGTGCTGCATGGGGAAACTGGGGACATCGCGCAGGTTGTCGCCGCAGGATGTTGAGAGGAACCTGAGGGAGGGCGGCGCGGCGCGATACCTGCAAAAACAATGTGCGCTGGATGTTGCGTGA
- a CDS encoding nucleotidyltransferase family protein: MRRIGAVILAAGASRRLGEPKQLVMVGAEILLERSVRVAHEAGFSPVIVVLGASAESIEAACALGDAEVLINDSWSEGMGASVRVGVGALRDVDGCVLTTCDMPAVTAAHLRSLVVSGEVTGSMYAGRRGVPAYFPATSFEDLMKLQGDAGAKDLLRSARCVALADGELDVDTIEDLKRARALFG, translated from the coding sequence GTGAGGCGAATTGGCGCGGTCATTCTCGCGGCTGGAGCTTCGAGGCGGTTGGGAGAGCCGAAGCAACTGGTAATGGTGGGCGCGGAAATTCTCTTGGAACGTTCGGTGAGGGTCGCTCACGAGGCTGGATTCTCGCCCGTAATCGTAGTGTTGGGGGCTTCGGCGGAATCGATTGAGGCGGCGTGTGCGTTGGGAGACGCTGAGGTATTGATAAATGACAGCTGGAGCGAGGGGATGGGCGCTTCCGTGCGAGTCGGTGTAGGGGCTTTGCGAGACGTGGATGGCTGTGTGTTGACGACTTGCGATATGCCGGCTGTAACCGCTGCGCATCTGCGGAGTTTGGTGGTTTCGGGAGAGGTCACAGGATCGATGTATGCCGGGCGGCGAGGCGTGCCAGCGTATTTCCCCGCGACATCCTTTGAAGACCTTATGAAGTTGCAGGGCGATGCCGGCGCAAAGGATCTGTTGCGATCGGCGCGTTGTGTGGCGTTGGCTGACGGTGAGTTGGATGTGGATACAATTGAAGATCTGAAACGTGCGCGTGCGTTGTTTGGCTAG
- a CDS encoding FAD binding domain-containing protein, translated as MRSNITQYELVAPKSLDAILQILADSPDRYTPIAGGTELMVALGAGRLQPKKLISLWNLEELRFIEVAPDAVHIGAAATFTDLRSHPVITSELSLLSQAASWTGSIANQNRGTLGGNIVNASPAADSPPALLAYDAAVTVVSTRGSRTIPYRNFHLSYKKTALAPDELLYSITLSRNLIGYKTYIRKVGARNAQAISKVAIAAIARTNHGMIEGIRIGAASLCETPARLIATERSLLNQPVTPATIAAARSALLSETLPIDDIRSTAKYRAAVAANLLEEFLHTL; from the coding sequence ATGCGCTCCAACATCACCCAATACGAACTCGTCGCCCCAAAATCGCTTGACGCTATTCTTCAGATTCTCGCAGACTCGCCCGATCGATACACGCCCATCGCCGGCGGTACCGAGTTGATGGTAGCGTTAGGCGCCGGGCGTCTTCAGCCCAAAAAACTTATCTCTCTCTGGAATCTCGAAGAGCTTCGCTTCATTGAAGTCGCTCCCGACGCCGTCCACATCGGCGCTGCCGCTACCTTCACAGATCTTCGCAGTCATCCTGTGATCACTAGCGAACTCTCCCTCCTGTCGCAGGCCGCCAGCTGGACCGGCTCGATTGCGAACCAGAACCGCGGCACACTTGGCGGTAACATCGTCAATGCCAGCCCTGCCGCCGACTCTCCACCTGCGCTTCTGGCCTACGATGCCGCTGTTACCGTCGTCTCCACTCGCGGCAGCCGCACAATTCCCTATCGCAACTTCCACCTTAGCTACAAAAAAACTGCTCTCGCCCCAGATGAGCTCCTCTACAGCATTACCCTTTCACGTAACTTGATCGGTTACAAGACCTACATCCGCAAAGTAGGAGCTCGAAACGCTCAGGCCATCTCCAAGGTCGCCATCGCTGCAATCGCCCGCACGAACCATGGCATGATCGAAGGCATCCGCATCGGAGCCGCCAGCCTGTGCGAGACCCCTGCCCGCCTCATCGCCACCGAACGGTCTCTCCTCAATCAGCCCGTAACGCCTGCCACTATCGCCGCCGCCCGCAGCGCTTTACTGAGCGAGACCCTTCCCATCGATGACATCCGCAGCACAGCAAAATACCGCGCCGCAGTTGCCGCCAACCTCCTCGAAGAGTTTCTGCACACCCTCTAA
- a CDS encoding (2Fe-2S)-binding protein, giving the protein MSDLVTQIHFTVNGESKVLKAPPMKRLLDVLREDLHLTGAKEGCGEGECGSCSILMNGDLVNSCLIPILQAEGAEITTIEGVAIDERLHPIQQCFLENGGAQCGICTPGMILAIRHLLEKYPQPTLLQIQEGLSGNLCRCTGYIRIFNAVQAAALTGIAE; this is encoded by the coding sequence ATGAGCGATCTGGTGACCCAAATCCACTTCACTGTCAACGGCGAATCAAAAGTTTTAAAAGCGCCGCCCATGAAACGCCTCCTCGATGTTCTCCGCGAAGACCTTCACCTCACCGGAGCAAAAGAAGGCTGCGGCGAAGGAGAGTGCGGCTCCTGTTCGATTTTGATGAATGGCGATCTGGTCAACTCTTGCCTCATTCCTATCCTCCAAGCAGAAGGAGCGGAGATTACTACGATCGAAGGCGTCGCAATCGACGAAAGACTTCACCCTATCCAGCAATGCTTCCTCGAAAACGGGGGGGCACAGTGCGGCATCTGCACTCCAGGCATGATTCTCGCCATACGTCACCTGCTTGAAAAATATCCGCAACCAACTCTGTTACAAATTCAGGAAGGCCTCTCCGGCAATCTCTGCCGCTGCACTGGCTACATTCGTATCTTCAATGCTGTGCAGGCCGCGGCTCTGACCGGGATCGCCGAATAA
- a CDS encoding xanthine dehydrogenase family protein molybdopterin-binding subunit translates to MTSQLQIVGSSPIRKEGTAKVLGRALYVDDISLPGMWFGATVRSTIPRGRITSIAFDPAIPWNEYTIVSAADIPGENCIVHLTKDHPCLAISHVNHAEEPIFLLAHPNRSALPAAVAAVHITYEELPAIYSIEDSEKKEQVIWGEGEHANTFKTYLMQKDQKPIPDEIWQTADYIVEGEYRTGAQEQLYIENNGVIAEYDPEKGVTVRGSMQCPYYLVHALELVFNLPAEKCRVIQTETGGAFGGKEDFPSVIGSHAALLAMKSGHPVKLCYDRAEDMAATTKRHPSRTRHRTAVSKDGKLLAGEIDFALDGGAYATLSPVVLSRGTIHAPGPYHWPHLTVRAKAMATNIPPHGAFRGFGAPQSIFALERHMDKIAKVVGLTPEELRRRNFLGTGGHTATGQLLKDPVDMKHLLTRALEESSYHAKRGQFDRENPTSTIKRGVGFATFFHGAGFTGSGERRLNSLVEIELTPEGQPRLLVSSTEFGQGTNTILCQIAAQTLHLPYDQILIAQPDTGHVPNSGPTVASRTAMVVGKLIERAAQSLLATLAPLLSSRSAVEGSAATSDLPHSYSPEDFRHAALYYLAEHGSLKTEARYQSPGDIFWDDENYRGEAYPAYAWAVYVAEVAVDTTTYSASVTSFYTLQEVGKVLHPILAAGQIEGGVAQGIGYALYEKCIWNNGHLANNQMTNYIMPTSADIPPIHVSFEEIPSPHGAFGAKGIGELPMDGPAPAILNAIEHATGLAFTEIPLLPEDIFERITRTPEAGSESFDPATAGPIFCEATA, encoded by the coding sequence ATGACCAGCCAGCTCCAGATCGTTGGCAGCTCCCCCATCCGTAAGGAAGGAACAGCCAAGGTCTTGGGCCGTGCACTCTACGTCGACGACATAAGCCTCCCCGGCATGTGGTTCGGAGCCACCGTCCGCAGCACCATCCCCCGCGGCCGCATCACCTCCATCGCCTTCGACCCCGCCATCCCCTGGAACGAATACACCATCGTCTCCGCCGCCGACATCCCCGGCGAAAACTGCATCGTCCACCTCACCAAAGACCACCCCTGCCTCGCCATCTCCCACGTCAACCACGCCGAAGAGCCCATCTTCCTCCTCGCCCACCCCAACCGCTCCGCACTCCCCGCCGCCGTAGCCGCGGTCCACATCACCTACGAAGAACTCCCGGCCATCTACTCCATCGAAGACTCCGAAAAAAAAGAGCAAGTCATCTGGGGAGAAGGCGAACACGCCAACACCTTCAAGACCTACCTCATGCAGAAGGACCAGAAGCCGATCCCCGACGAGATCTGGCAGACCGCCGACTACATCGTCGAAGGCGAGTACCGCACTGGAGCCCAGGAGCAGCTCTACATCGAAAACAATGGAGTCATCGCCGAGTACGACCCGGAAAAGGGAGTGACCGTAAGAGGCTCGATGCAGTGCCCGTACTACCTCGTCCACGCCCTGGAGCTGGTCTTCAACCTCCCCGCCGAGAAGTGCCGAGTCATCCAGACCGAGACCGGCGGTGCCTTCGGCGGCAAGGAGGACTTCCCCTCCGTCATCGGCAGCCATGCCGCTCTCCTCGCCATGAAGTCAGGCCACCCCGTCAAGCTCTGCTACGACCGCGCCGAAGACATGGCCGCCACCACCAAGCGCCACCCCAGCCGCACCCGCCACCGCACCGCCGTCAGCAAAGACGGCAAGCTCCTCGCCGGCGAGATAGACTTCGCCCTCGACGGCGGAGCCTACGCCACCCTCTCCCCCGTAGTCCTCTCCCGCGGCACCATCCACGCCCCCGGCCCCTACCACTGGCCCCACCTCACCGTCCGCGCCAAAGCAATGGCAACAAATATTCCGCCCCACGGAGCCTTCCGCGGCTTCGGCGCGCCGCAAAGCATCTTCGCCCTCGAACGCCACATGGACAAGATTGCAAAGGTGGTCGGACTCACACCGGAAGAGCTCCGCCGCCGCAACTTCCTAGGCACAGGCGGCCACACCGCAACCGGCCAGCTCCTCAAAGACCCCGTCGATATGAAGCACCTGCTCACCCGAGCACTCGAAGAGTCCAGCTACCACGCCAAACGCGGGCAGTTTGACCGCGAGAACCCGACCAGCACTATCAAGCGCGGAGTGGGCTTCGCCACCTTCTTCCACGGTGCGGGCTTCACTGGCTCCGGCGAGCGCCGCCTCAACTCCCTCGTCGAGATTGAGCTCACACCCGAAGGTCAACCTCGCCTCCTGGTCTCCTCCACCGAATTTGGCCAGGGCACCAACACCATCCTCTGCCAGATCGCCGCACAGACCCTCCACCTCCCCTACGACCAGATCCTCATCGCCCAACCCGACACCGGGCACGTCCCCAACTCCGGCCCCACCGTAGCTAGCCGCACAGCCATGGTCGTCGGCAAACTCATCGAGCGCGCCGCGCAATCCCTCCTCGCCACCCTCGCTCCTCTTTTGTCATCCCGCAGCGCAGTGGAGGGATCTGCTGCTACCTCCGATCTACCTCACAGCTACTCCCCTGAAGACTTCCGCCACGCGGCGCTCTACTACCTCGCAGAACACGGCTCCCTCAAAACCGAGGCCCGCTACCAGTCCCCCGGCGACATCTTCTGGGACGATGAGAACTATCGAGGTGAGGCCTATCCCGCCTACGCCTGGGCCGTCTACGTCGCCGAAGTTGCCGTCGACACCACCACCTACTCGGCAAGCGTGACCAGCTTCTACACCCTCCAGGAAGTAGGAAAGGTCCTTCACCCAATTCTCGCTGCGGGGCAGATCGAAGGCGGAGTCGCCCAGGGCATCGGCTATGCGCTCTACGAAAAATGCATCTGGAACAACGGCCATCTCGCCAACAACCAGATGACGAACTACATCATGCCCACCAGCGCCGATATTCCGCCCATCCACGTCTCCTTCGAAGAGATCCCAAGTCCCCACGGAGCCTTCGGTGCCAAAGGCATCGGCGAGCTCCCCATGGACGGGCCCGCACCCGCCATCCTCAACGCTATCGAGCACGCCACCGGCCTCGCCTTTACCGAAATCCCGCTCCTCCCGGAAGACATCTTCGAGCGGATAACCCGCACTCCCGAAGCAGGCAGTGAATCCTTCGATCCAGCCACCGCCGGCCCCATCTTCTGCGAGGCCACCGCATGA
- a CDS encoding carboxymuconolactone decarboxylase family protein, with amino-acid sequence MYDMAKLKKLSALGEGASEATKAFWAFDKAAMAEGAIPKKYKELIAVAVALTTQCPYCLELHRAGAVTAGATQEELAETALVAAALRAGAAITHAAHVMGEGKS; translated from the coding sequence ATGTATGACATGGCGAAGTTGAAGAAGTTGAGCGCGCTCGGAGAGGGGGCTTCGGAGGCCACGAAGGCTTTCTGGGCGTTCGATAAGGCGGCGATGGCTGAGGGGGCTATTCCCAAGAAGTACAAGGAGCTAATTGCGGTGGCCGTGGCATTGACGACGCAGTGTCCGTACTGCCTGGAGCTGCATCGGGCGGGAGCGGTGACTGCGGGGGCGACTCAGGAGGAGCTGGCTGAGACGGCTTTGGTGGCTGCTGCGCTTCGCGCCGGGGCGGCGATTACGCATGCTGCTCATGTGATGGGTGAGGGGAAGAGTTAG